In Euphorbia lathyris chromosome 10, ddEupLath1.1, whole genome shotgun sequence, a single genomic region encodes these proteins:
- the LOC136209283 gene encoding uncharacterized protein, giving the protein MAGAVNRKTSAASARSHTRKDKQNSSSKLPSGIFTKVLLVFFVGILAWGYQAIQPPPTKICGSPGGPSVTGPRITLRDGRHLAYNEHGVSKDVAKYKIIYQHGFGSCRHDPFIGIALSPEFAEQLGVYIVNFDRPGYGESDPHPSRTLKSLALDVEELADQLGFGSKFYIIGNSMGGLYTWSLLKYIPHRIAGVSLLAPAINYWWPGFPANLSTEVYREILPQDQWALRVMHYTPWLSYWWNTQKWFPPSAFISLHPGIFSREDLEIAAKFAGVTNFTGYAKQQGEAESIYRDAGIAFGKWEFDPMDLENPFPNGEASVHLWQGEEDRAVPAKLQRYIVQRLPWIRYHELQGSGHMFAFLPGMFDKIVRIMLTGE; this is encoded by the exons ATGGCAGGAGCTGTGAACAGGAAGACATCTGCAGCTTCAGCTAGATCTCATACTAGAAAAGATAAGCAGAACAGCTCTTCCAAGCTTCCTTCAG GGATCTTTACGAAAGTTTTGTTGGTTTTCTTTGTGGGGATTCTGGCATGGGGTTATCAGGCGATACAACCTCCTCCAACCAAGATATGTGGCTCTCCAGGTGGTCCTTCTGTTACAGGACCAAGAATAACGCTTAGAGACGGGAGGCATTTGGCCTACAATGAGCATGGTGTATCAAAAGATGTGGCCAAATATAAAATCATATATCAACATGGTTTTGGTTCTTGTCGGCATGATCCCTTCATTGGCATTGCTCTTTCACCG GAATTCGCCGAACAATTAGGGGTCTACATTGTGAACTTCGATAGACCGGGTTATGGAGAGAGTGATCCTCATCCAAGTCGAACATTGAAAAGCTTGGCTTTGGATGTTGAAGAGCTTGCAGATCAATTGGGATTTGGATCTAAGTTTTACATCATTGGGAATTCAATGGGTGGTTTGTATACTTGGAGCCTGCTCAAGTACATTCCTCACAG AATAGCAGGGGTATCGTTATTAGCTCCAGCTATTAACTACTGGTGGCCTGGTTTTCCTGCTAATTTATCGACTGAAGTCTACCGCGAAATTTTACCACAAGATCAATGGGCTCTTCGTGTTATGCATTATACTCCTTGGCTATCCTATTGGTGGAATACTCAAAAGTGGTTCCCTCCTTCTGCTTTTATCTCTCTCCACCCTGGCATTTTCTCCCGGGAAGACTTAGAGATTGCAGCTAAGTTTGCTGGAGTAACAAATTTTACG GGATATGCAAAACAACAAGGAGAAGCTGAATCGATTTATCGTGACGCGGGGATTGCATTTGGCAAGTGGGAATTTGATCCTATGGATTTGGAGAATCCATTTCCAAATGGTGAAGCTTCTGTTCATCTATGGCAAGGAGAAGAAGATCGTGCTGTCCCTGCTAAGTTGCAGCGATATATCGTGCAGCGACTTCCCTGGATTCGTTATCATGAACTTCAAGGTTCCGGGCACATGTTTGCTTTCCTTCCTGGAATGTTTGACAAAATAGTAAGGATAATGTTGACTGGAGAATAG
- the LOC136208195 gene encoding uncharacterized protein: protein MDAQTYTEGRIGDTEESCFDAVVVGSGYGGSIAACRMSMAGIKVCLLEKGRRWNAEDFPTDTLKIMSAVRLENRNLGISFGPKDALFQVYEENDSLAAVACGLGGGSLVNAGVMLPTPVRARRNPKWPKEWEKDWDACEASSAAMLRIQSIPVKFPIARVMDEIVEADAGETLKRLMKLSVNFDVEELPSNSTKLQQMNSCLACGNCMSGCPYNAKNSTDKNYLLSAVQAGCTVRTECQVQYVVENACEVQQDRISGKRKRWRVYLNEIDYITSDFVILSAGVFGTNEILFQSQMRGLRLSEALGSGFSCNGNTVAYLAGSAAPLNGYGLDREQVSTIPFQERPGPSISSSYTSSLGFTIQSAVLPRAYPYMLFKCINTYRWPTGCAFFHGISDKLRYSIGLKSTQAIVLNAMGYDDGDGKIMLDKGTNKICFSPPHDPLLSRKIEAFQKLTKKLGGILFMSKYRSTSVHLLGGCNASSDSSGGVCNHSGQVFDPQTPASVHEGLYVCDASLIPCSVGINPSLTIATMAEHVSRSLVQDVLKYKSETSANLDSLSVDQNPSLVTDNNLDKDHNSFVQIKETLRGYLGGMPCTAYLKMKMNSKNLEVFNERNLLNGGSHPLLRGKVGGYLVFKALEKDKLHIIDGDADMCVVDERTPYTQYMHYHLLLVASSGSKYILRGKKIMNPCLFALYAWKETTTLHVTFEKIALSSASDSKVNLRGELRVSFIELLKSIMSLKGKNAGRFINILLQTFVKTYVLRIPRGCYQDLIENDSCHKHYPDSYLHKVKTEDGYVISCRQWKCTRNQWQIKGEKQPNPVLLLNGYSTENYALPTERHDVVRTLLEEGHEIWLLQPRLHPLNPANSFTIDDIGKHDIPAAIGKILELHGLSTKVHVIAHCVGGLAIHIALMGGHVKASSIASLTCTNSSMFFKLTTLPRVKMWLPLVPITMAILGKKTILPVLGASKTSFRHRLMKAIARCIPRYELCSCKECEIFSGIFGNTFWHENVSPAMHQWLYKHSFTELPMGGFHHLRKICNSGFIVDSKGNNSYMIHPERMAVSTLYISGGRELLVTRETSFLANKFMMLHQPGFRHERVVIEGFGHSDLLIGETSYEEVFPRILSHMRRAELEGNGVAGFERKRYSKEVLDWGADPYGGYGGFGFSVLAVMFLLLVLVSFFICYM, encoded by the exons ATGGATGCACAAACATATACAGAAGGGAGGATTGGAGACACAGAAGAAAGTTGTTTCGATGCTGTTGTTGTAGGTTCTGGATATGGTGGCTCTATAGCGGCATGTCGGATGTCCATGGCAGGAATAAAGGTCTGTTTACTAGAGAAAGGCCGAAGATGGAATGCTGAGGATTTTCCAACGGATACTTTGAAGATCATGTCAGCTGTGAGATTGGAAAACCGTAACTTAGGCATCAGTTTTGGCCCCAAAGATGCTCTATTTCAG GTATATGAAGAGAATGATTCTCTAGCAGCAGTGGCTTGTGGACTAGGTGGTGGCTCACTAGTCAATGCAGGGGTGATGCTCCCAACTCCAGTTCGTGCTAGAAGGAATCCCAAGTGGCCAAAGGAATGGGAAAAGGATTGGGATGCTTGTGAAGCTTCATCTGCAGCAATGCTGAGAATACAAAGCATTCCAGTGAAATTTCCAATTGCGAGAGTAATGGATGAAATAGTTGAAGCAGACGCAGGAGAAACTCTTAAGAGGTTAATGAAGCTCAGCGTGAATTTTGATGTTGAGGAACTTCCATCCAATTCAACGAAGCttcaacagatgaacagctgcTTAGCATGTGGAAATTGCATGTCTGGGTGTCCTTACAACGCCAAAAATTCTACTGATAAAAATTATCTTCTTTCAGCAGTCCAG GCAGGATGTACAGTAAGAACTGAGTGTCAAGTTCAGTATGTAGTGGAGAACGCCTGTGAAGTCCAACAAGACAGAATCagtggaaaaagaaaaagatggcGTGTTTACTTGAATGAAATAGATTATATAACATCTGACTTTGTGATCTTATCAG CTGGAGTTTTTGGCACAAATGAGATACTTTTCCAGTCACAAATGAGAGGACTGAGGCTTTCAGAAGCACTTGGCTCTGGATTCAGCTGTAATGGTAATACAGTTGCTTATCTTGCTGGAAGTGCGGCACCCTTGAATGGTTATGGATTAGATAGAGAACAAGTGTCAACTATACCTTTTCAGGAACGACCAGGGCCATCCATATCATCATCTTACACTTCTTCATTGGGTTTCACCATTCAG AGTGCTGTGCTTCCAAGGGCTTATCCTTATATGCTGTTTAAATGCATTAATACTTATAGATGGCCTACTGGTTGCGCATTCTTTCATGGGATTAGTGACAAGCTGAGATATAGTATAGGTCTTAAATCAACCCAAGCAATTGTCCTCAATGCAATGGGATATGATGATGGTGATGGGAAAATTATGTTAGACAAAGGAACAAATAAAATCTGCTTTAGTCCACCACATGATCCTTTGCTCTCACGAAAAATTGAAGCCTTTCAAAAACTCACCAAGAAACTGGGAGGAATCTTGTTCATGTCCAAGTACAGGAGCACATCGGTTCATCTTTTAGGGGGATGCAATGCATCGTCAGATTCTTCAGGTGGGGTTTGTAATCACAGTGGCCAGGTTTTTGACCCCCAAACTCCAGCCTCTGTACATGAAGGTCTTTATGTTTGTGATGCTTCTTTAATCCCATGTTCTGTTGGTATAAACCCATCTCTAACTATTGCAACAATGGCTGAGCATGTAAGTAGGAGCCTTGTGCAGGATGTTCTCAAGTACAAAAGCGAAACAAGTGCGAATTTAGACAGTTTAAGCGTTGATCAGAATCCATCTCTGGTTACTGATAACAATTTAGACAAGGACCATAATTCATTTGTTCAGATCAAAGAAACCCTGAGAGGCTATTTAGGTGGTATGCCATGCACTGCTTatctaaaaatgaaaatgaattcTAAGAATCTGGAAGTATTCAATGAACGAAATCTGCTTAATGGAGGATCTCATCCACTTCTGAGAGGAAAGGTCGGTGGATATTTGGTGTTCAAAGCTCTTGAGAAGGATAAATTACATATCATAGATGGGGATGCAGACATGTGCGTTGTAGATGAAAGAACTCCATACACGCAGTATATGCACTATCATCTTCTACTTGTAGCTTCCTCCGGTTCAAA ATATATTCTTCGAggaaagaagattatgaatccaTGTCTTTTTGCATTATATGCTTGGAAAGAGACAACAACTCTGCATGTAACATTTGAAAAAATAGCTCTCAGCAGTGCAAGTGACAGTAAGGTAAACTTAAGAGGGGAGCTCCGAGTTTCATTCATAGAACTTTTGAAGAGCATCATGAGCCTCAAAGGCAAAAATGCTGGAAGGTTCATAAATATCCTACTACAGACCTTTGTAAAAACGTATGTGTTACGAATCCCACGTGGATGTTATCAGGACTTGATCGAAAATGATTCTTGCCATAAACATTATCCAGATAGCTATCTGCATAAAGTAAAAACTG AAGATGGATATGTGATCAGTTGCAGGCAGTGGAAATGCACTCGAAATCAGTGGCAGATTAAAGGAGAGAAGCAACCTAATCCAGTTCTGCTTCTCAATGGTTATTCTACAGAGAATTATGCCTTGCCAACAGAAAGGCATGATGTAGTCCGAACTTTACTAGAAGAAGGGCATGAAATTTGGCTCCTACAACCAAGGTTGCATCCCTTGAATCCTGCAAACAGTTTCACTATTGATGACATTGGAAAGCATGATATACCAGCTG CGATCGGTAAGATCCTTGAATTGCATGGACTGAGCACAAAGGTTCATGTAATTGCACATTGTGTTGGAGGCTTGGCTATTCATATAGCTCTCATGGGAGGGCATGTGAAGGCATCCAGTATAGCTTCATTGACCTGCACGAATTCCTCAATGTTCTTCAAACTTACTACACTACCCAGAGTCAAAATGTGGCTTCCTCTAGTTCCC ATAACAATGGCTATACTAGGCAAGAAGACTATCCTGCCTGTTTTAGGAGCATCAAAGACCAGTTTCCGTCACCGACTCATGAAAGCCATTGCCCGTTGCATACCGCGATATGAGTTATGCAGCTGCAAGGAATGTGAGATATTTTCAGGAATTTTCGGGAATACATTCTGGCATGAAAACGTGAGCCCTGCCATGCACCAGTGGTTATATAAGCATAGCTTCACCGAGCTTCCAATGGGCGGATTTCATCACCTCAGGAAAATCTGCAACTCTGGATTTATAGTGGACAGCAAGGGTAACAACTCGTATATGATCCATCCAGAGAGGATGGCGGTTTCCACGCTGTATATATCAGGCGGGCGGGAGCTGCTTGTAACTCGAGAGACATCATTTCTTGCTAACAAATTCATGATGCTGCATCAACCTGGTTTTAGACATGAAAGGGTGGTTATAGAAGGGTTTGGACATTCGGATTTGTTAATCGGAGAGACATCTTACGAGGAGGTTTTCCCTCGTATTTTATCGCATATGAGAAGAGCTGAACTCGAAGGGAATGGCGTCGCGGGTTTTGAGAGAAAAAGGTATAGTAAGGAGGTATTGGATTGGGGTGCTGATCCTTATGGAGGATATGGAGGTTTTGGGTTTTCTGTTTTAGCTGTTATGTTTCTTCTGCTGGTGttagtttctttttttatttgctATATGTGA